A window from Anomalospiza imberbis isolate Cuckoo-Finch-1a 21T00152 chromosome 8, ASM3175350v1, whole genome shotgun sequence encodes these proteins:
- the GOLGA7B gene encoding golgin subfamily A member 7B isoform X1, with product MATEVHSLQELRRSASLATKVFVQRDYSDGTTCQFQTKFPPELESRIERQLFEETVKTLNGFYAEAEKIGGSSYLEGCLACATAYFIFLCMETHYEKVLKKISKYIQDQNEKIYAPRGLLLTDPLERGMRVIEISIYEDRCSSGSSSSGSSSSSSGGGGGGAGGR from the exons ATGGCCACGGAG GTGCacagcctgcaggagctgcGGCGCAGCGCGTCCCTGGCCACCAAGGTCTTTGTGCAGCGGGATTACAGTGACGGGACCACGTGCCAGTTCCAGACAAAGTTTCCCCCTGAGCTGGAGAGCCGG ATTGAGCGGCAACTTTTTGAGGAAACCGTGAAAACCCTAAATGGCTTCTACGCCGAGGCGGAGAAGATTGGGGGCAGCTCATACCTCGAGGGGTGCCTGGCCTGTGCCACTGCCTATTTCATCTTTCTCTGCATGGAGACACATTATGAGAAG GTCCTGAAGAAGATCTCCAAGTACATCCAGGACCAGAATGAGAAGATCTATGCGCCACGGGGGCTGCTGCTCACTGACCCCCTGGAGCGTGGCATGAGGGTC ATCGAGATCTCCATCTACGAGGACCGGTGCAGCAGCGGCAGCTCCAGCAgcggcagctccagcagcagcagcggtgGCGgtgggggcggggcggggggccgGTGA
- the GOLGA7B gene encoding golgin subfamily A member 7B isoform X2: protein MKAAPSAVGTSGTAGQGGTVHSLQELRRSASLATKVFVQRDYSDGTTCQFQTKFPPELESRIERQLFEETVKTLNGFYAEAEKIGGSSYLEGCLACATAYFIFLCMETHYEKVLKKISKYIQDQNEKIYAPRGLLLTDPLERGMRVIEISIYEDRCSSGSSSSGSSSSSSGGGGGGAGGR, encoded by the exons ATGAAGGCTGCCCCCTCTGCGGTGGGGACCTCGGGGACGGCCGGCCAGGGTGGCACA GTGCacagcctgcaggagctgcGGCGCAGCGCGTCCCTGGCCACCAAGGTCTTTGTGCAGCGGGATTACAGTGACGGGACCACGTGCCAGTTCCAGACAAAGTTTCCCCCTGAGCTGGAGAGCCGG ATTGAGCGGCAACTTTTTGAGGAAACCGTGAAAACCCTAAATGGCTTCTACGCCGAGGCGGAGAAGATTGGGGGCAGCTCATACCTCGAGGGGTGCCTGGCCTGTGCCACTGCCTATTTCATCTTTCTCTGCATGGAGACACATTATGAGAAG GTCCTGAAGAAGATCTCCAAGTACATCCAGGACCAGAATGAGAAGATCTATGCGCCACGGGGGCTGCTGCTCACTGACCCCCTGGAGCGTGGCATGAGGGTC ATCGAGATCTCCATCTACGAGGACCGGTGCAGCAGCGGCAGCTCCAGCAgcggcagctccagcagcagcagcggtgGCGgtgggggcggggcggggggccgGTGA
- the MARVELD1 gene encoding MARVEL domain-containing protein 1, with translation MARTAPPTVPPPPGPPARGSLSLHRAYLRSPLGLLRLGQLALGAAFWVTVAAHKYEGAAHFALFAAVLIWLLTLALFGLSLLGRWELVPWLGSRWLLTNLVHDLALGVGLYAAATGIMGHKAKQRSFCNLPGYSQHCLYSAYLSASICGGITACLYLFSGLYCLSRRCQDQRDII, from the coding sequence ATGGCCCGCACTGCTCCCCCGACtgtgccgccgccgccggggccgccggcCCGCGGCTCTCTCAGCCTCCATCGCGCCTACCTGCGGAGCCCTCTGGGCCTGCTACGCCTGGGGCAGCTGGCTCTGGGCGCTGCCTTCTGGGTGACGGTAGCGGCTCATAAGTACGAGGGGGCGGCCCACTTCGCTCTGTTTGCCGCCGTCCTCATCTGGCTGCTCACCCTGGCCCTCTTCGGGCTGAGCTTGCTGGGGCGCTGGGAGCTGgtgccctggctgggctccCGCTGGCTCCTCACCAACCTGGTGCACGACCTGGCACTGGGTGTGGGGCTCTACGCAGCTGCCACTGGCATCATGGGTCACAAGGCCAAGCAGAGAAGCTTTTGCAACCTGCCGGGCtacagccagcactgcctgtaCAGTGCCTACCTGAGTGCCTCCATCTGCGGGGGCATCACTGCCTGCTTGTACCTCTTCTCCGGGCTCTATTGCCTGTCACGGCGTTGCCAGGACCAGCGAGACATCATCTGA
- the ZFYVE27 gene encoding protrudin isoform X1 → MQAVERDGAAGGPEGVTGAPEAPPEPSPPKAAAAFDLLELVRSYRRLELYLEPLRDAAEGVRSLLRWQRPVCSLLVCLGLNFLLLTLGPAAWYSVLALLVAVPALLGYLQETCRARPSEPELVRRRYHSIRREDLRKVQLSRQEAIAQVKSFLIQLEGFLNGMCCSCEAVYRVLYWENATVSSQFYGVLLGTICVLYLLPLCWVLAILNSTLFLGNTQFYQVIMELKASVEQCVGSKPLETTPEPAEPLPPAAVPDRTPTPTSAEDLTPGSVEEAEEAEPDEEFKDAIEENQLLVMEDDESSQCSADFDLSLPDNGFMSKNEVIRSKVSRLTERLRKRYPSNNFGSCTGCAATFSVLKKRRSCSNCGNSFCSRCCSFKVPKAVMGATAPEAQKETVFVCALCNQVLIK, encoded by the exons ATGCAGGCGGTGGAGCGGGACGGGGCGGCAGGCGGCCCCGAAGGGGTGACGGGAGCTCCTGAGGCCCCGCCGGAGCCGTCGCCGCCCAAGGCCGCCGCTGCTTTCGACCTGCTGGAGCTGGTGCGGAGCTACCGGCGGCTGGAGCTCTACCTGGAGCCGCTGCGGGACGCCGCCGAGGGTGTCCGCTCCCTCCTCCG GTGGCAGCGGCCTGTGTGCTCTCTCCTGGTCTGCCTCGGCCTCAACTTCCTCCTGCTCACCCTCGGCCCAG CTGCCTGGTACTCGGTGCTCGCCCTGCTGGTCGCGGTGCCGGCCCTGCTGGGTTACCTGCAAGAGACGTGCCGAGCACGGCCCTCGGAACCCGAGCTGGTGCGCAGGAGGTACCACAGCATCCGCAGGGAGGATCTGCGCAAGGTGCAGCTCTCGCGGCAGGAGGCCATCGCCCAGGTCAAGAGCTT CCTGATCCAGCTGGAGGGGTTTCTGAACGGgatgtgctgcagctgtgagGCAGTGTATCGTGTGCTGTACTGGGAGAACGCCACCGTCTCTTCCCA GTTTTATGGGGTGCTACTGGGCACTATCTGTGTCCTCTAcctgctgcccctctgctgGGTCCTGGCCATCCTCAACAGCACCCTCTTTCTGGGCAACACCCAGTTCTACCAAG TGATAATGGAGCTCAAGGCCTCCGTCGAGCAGTGTGTGGGCTCCAAACCCCTCGAGACCACTCCAGAACCTGCTGAACCCCTGCCACCAGCTGCTGTCCCAGATCggacccccacccccaccagtGCAGAG GACCTTACTCCTGGCAGTGTGGAGGAAGCAGAGGAGGCAGAACCTGATGAAGAGTTCAAAGATGCAATTGAG GAGAACCAGCTGCTGGTCATG gaggatgATGAGAGCTCTCAGTGCTCAGCAGATTTTGACCTCAGCCTCCCAGACAATGGTTTTATGAGCAAAAATGAGGTGATCCGCAGCAAGGTGTCCCGCCTGACTGAGCGCCTGCGCAAGCGCTACCCCAGCAACAACTTTG GGAGCTGCACGGGCTGTGCTGCCACCTTCTCTGTGCTCAAGAAGAGG CGGAGCTGCAGCAACTGTGGGAACAGCTTCTGCTCCAGGTGTTGTTCCTTCAAAGTCCCCAAGGCTGTGATGGGAGCCACGG CCCCGGAGGCTCAGAAGGAGACAGTGTTCGTGTGCGCGCTCTGCAACCAGGTGCTCATCAAGTGA
- the AVPI1 gene encoding arginine vasopressin-induced protein 1 isoform X2, whose protein sequence is MGRAAVAGPRRGGTKRVRERSGHQAEPPPPAARAMGTPASVVSDSPGRAAPAARTRKRASANIFQGVGLRELRSLFRSGGAERPEERARLVWRYAGQRRMARALRRLRRRRSAKPGGGMAALRRFEHLRIAEKKLEGDCGAETGSGSM, encoded by the exons ATGGGGCGCGCGGCTGTGGCGGGACCCCGGCGCGGTGGCACGAAGCGGGTCCGGGAACGCAGCGGGCACCAGGCGGAGCCGCCACCGCCAG CGGCCAGGGCCATGGGCACTCCGGCCTCGGTGGTGAGCGACTCTCCGGGACGGGCGGCGCCCGCAGCCCGCACCCGTAAGCGGGCCTCGGCCAACATCTTCCAGGGCGTGgggctgcgagagctgcggaGCCTGTTCCGGAGCGGCGGGGCCGAGCGGCCCGAGGAGCGCGCCCGCCTCGTCTGGCGGTACGCGGGCCAGCGGCGGATGGCGCGGGCCCTGCGGCGGCTTCGGCGACGACGATCAGCCAAGCCTGGCGGTGGGATGGCAGCGCTACGGCGCTTCGAACACCTTCG GATCGCAGAGAAGAAGCTGGAGGGTGACTGCGGGGCCGAGACGGGCTCAGGGTCCATGTAG
- the AVPI1 gene encoding arginine vasopressin-induced protein 1 isoform X3, which produces MGTPASVVSDSPGRAAPAARTRKRASANIFQGVGLRELRSLFRSGGAERPEERARLVWRYAGQRRMARALRRLRRRRSAKPGGGMAALRRFEHLRIAEKKLEGDCGAETGSGSM; this is translated from the exons ATGGGCACTCCGGCCTCGGTGGTGAGCGACTCTCCGGGACGGGCGGCGCCCGCAGCCCGCACCCGTAAGCGGGCCTCGGCCAACATCTTCCAGGGCGTGgggctgcgagagctgcggaGCCTGTTCCGGAGCGGCGGGGCCGAGCGGCCCGAGGAGCGCGCCCGCCTCGTCTGGCGGTACGCGGGCCAGCGGCGGATGGCGCGGGCCCTGCGGCGGCTTCGGCGACGACGATCAGCCAAGCCTGGCGGTGGGATGGCAGCGCTACGGCGCTTCGAACACCTTCG GATCGCAGAGAAGAAGCTGGAGGGTGACTGCGGGGCCGAGACGGGCTCAGGGTCCATGTAG
- the SFRP5 gene encoding secreted frizzled-related protein 5 yields the protein MPQAGIHPGSRGTALLALSLVLAGSLGGGQHYDYYGWQPESLPHGRFYGREPQCLDIPPDMQLCRDVGYKRMRLPNLLEHETMAEAKQQAGSWVPLLAKQCHTDTQLFLCSLFAPVCLDRPVYPCRSLCEVVRDSCAPVMESYGFPWPEMLHCGKFPSDHELCIAVQFGNSKATPPPVSKICTQCEMEHKADGMMEQMCSSDFVVKMRIKEMTEENGERRLVAAQKKKVLKLGPLKRKDTKKMVLHMRNAGACPCPQLDSLSGSFLVMGRKVGGRLLLLAIYPWQKHNKEMKFAVKFMFSYPCPLYHPLLYGAGQH from the exons ATGCCGCAGGCGGGCATCCACCCGGGCTCCCGGGGCACGGCGCTGCTGGCCCTGTCGCTGGTGCTGGCAGGGTCCCTGGGCGGTGGGCAGCATTACGACTACTATGGGTGGCAGCCCGAGAGCCTGCCCCACGGGCGCTTCTACGGGCGGGAGCCGCAGTGCCTCGACATCCCGCCCGACATGCAGCTCTGCCGCGACGTGGGCTACAAGCGCATGCGGCTGCCCAACCTGCTGGAGCACGAGACCATGGCCGAAGCCAAGCAGCAGGCTGGCAGCTGGGTGCCCCTGCTCGCCAAGCAGTGCCACACCGACACCCAGCTCTTCCTCTGCTCCCTCTTCGCCCCTGTCTGCCTTGACCGGCCCGTCTACCCCTGCCGCTCGCTCTGTGAGGTGGTACGTGACTCCTGTGCCCCTGTCATGGAGTCCTACGGCTTCCCCTGGCCTGAGATGCTACACTGTGGGAAGTTCCCCTCTGACCATGAGCTCTGCATCGCCGTCCAGTTTGGGAACAGCAAAGCCACGCCACCACCAG TGTCCAAGATCTGCACCCAGTGTGAGATGGAGCACAAGGCAGATGGCATGATGGAGCAGATGTGCTCCAGTGACTTTG TGGTGAAAATGCGCATCAAGGAGATGACGGAGGAGAATGGGGAGCGGCGGCTGGTGGCTGCCCAGAAGAAGAAGGTGCTGAAACTGGGCCCGCTGAAGCGCAAGGACACCAAGAAGATGGTGCTGCACATGAGGAATGCAggtgcctgcccctgcccccaGCTTGACAGCCTCAGTGGCAGCTTCCTGGTCATGGGCCGCAAGGTGGGTGGCcgcctgctcctcctggccatCTACCCCTGGCAGAAGCACAACAAGGAGATGAAGTTTGCAGTCAAGTTCATGTTCTCCTACCCTTGCCCACTCTACCACCCCCTGCTGTATGGGGCTGGGCAGCACTAG
- the ZFYVE27 gene encoding protrudin isoform X2 encodes MQAVERDGAAGGPEGVTGAPEAPPEPSPPKAAAAFDLLELVRSYRRLELYLEPLRDAAEGVRSLLRWQRPVCSLLVCLGLNFLLLTLGPAAWYSVLALLVAVPALLGYLQETCRARPSEPELVRRRYHSIRREDLRKVQLSRQEAIAQVKSFLIQLEGFLNGMCCSCEAVYRVLYWENATVSSQFYGVLLGTICVLYLLPLCWVLAILNSTLFLGNTQFYQVIMELKASVEQCVGSKPLETTPEPAEPLPPAAVPDRTPTPTSAEDLTPGSVEEAEEAEPDEEFKDAIEEDDESSQCSADFDLSLPDNGFMSKNEVIRSKVSRLTERLRKRYPSNNFGSCTGCAATFSVLKKRRSCSNCGNSFCSRCCSFKVPKAVMGATAPEAQKETVFVCALCNQVLIK; translated from the exons ATGCAGGCGGTGGAGCGGGACGGGGCGGCAGGCGGCCCCGAAGGGGTGACGGGAGCTCCTGAGGCCCCGCCGGAGCCGTCGCCGCCCAAGGCCGCCGCTGCTTTCGACCTGCTGGAGCTGGTGCGGAGCTACCGGCGGCTGGAGCTCTACCTGGAGCCGCTGCGGGACGCCGCCGAGGGTGTCCGCTCCCTCCTCCG GTGGCAGCGGCCTGTGTGCTCTCTCCTGGTCTGCCTCGGCCTCAACTTCCTCCTGCTCACCCTCGGCCCAG CTGCCTGGTACTCGGTGCTCGCCCTGCTGGTCGCGGTGCCGGCCCTGCTGGGTTACCTGCAAGAGACGTGCCGAGCACGGCCCTCGGAACCCGAGCTGGTGCGCAGGAGGTACCACAGCATCCGCAGGGAGGATCTGCGCAAGGTGCAGCTCTCGCGGCAGGAGGCCATCGCCCAGGTCAAGAGCTT CCTGATCCAGCTGGAGGGGTTTCTGAACGGgatgtgctgcagctgtgagGCAGTGTATCGTGTGCTGTACTGGGAGAACGCCACCGTCTCTTCCCA GTTTTATGGGGTGCTACTGGGCACTATCTGTGTCCTCTAcctgctgcccctctgctgGGTCCTGGCCATCCTCAACAGCACCCTCTTTCTGGGCAACACCCAGTTCTACCAAG TGATAATGGAGCTCAAGGCCTCCGTCGAGCAGTGTGTGGGCTCCAAACCCCTCGAGACCACTCCAGAACCTGCTGAACCCCTGCCACCAGCTGCTGTCCCAGATCggacccccacccccaccagtGCAGAG GACCTTACTCCTGGCAGTGTGGAGGAAGCAGAGGAGGCAGAACCTGATGAAGAGTTCAAAGATGCAATTGAG gaggatgATGAGAGCTCTCAGTGCTCAGCAGATTTTGACCTCAGCCTCCCAGACAATGGTTTTATGAGCAAAAATGAGGTGATCCGCAGCAAGGTGTCCCGCCTGACTGAGCGCCTGCGCAAGCGCTACCCCAGCAACAACTTTG GGAGCTGCACGGGCTGTGCTGCCACCTTCTCTGTGCTCAAGAAGAGG CGGAGCTGCAGCAACTGTGGGAACAGCTTCTGCTCCAGGTGTTGTTCCTTCAAAGTCCCCAAGGCTGTGATGGGAGCCACGG CCCCGGAGGCTCAGAAGGAGACAGTGTTCGTGTGCGCGCTCTGCAACCAGGTGCTCATCAAGTGA
- the AVPI1 gene encoding arginine vasopressin-induced protein 1 isoform X1 produces MGRAAVAGPRRGGTKRVRERSGHQAEPPPPGLCEGPVGAGQRRSESGSRRGPAPRAGRDRTCVPRPEPGRLPRSRAAPPVRLAPCPASRTALPPTPPLPHWASAPDRGGGGPDRATRPEPDADCSVPAAARAMGTPASVVSDSPGRAAPAARTRKRASANIFQGVGLRELRSLFRSGGAERPEERARLVWRYAGQRRMARALRRLRRRRSAKPGGGMAALRRFEHLRIAEKKLEGDCGAETGSGSM; encoded by the exons ATGGGGCGCGCGGCTGTGGCGGGACCCCGGCGCGGTGGCACGAAGCGGGTCCGGGAACGCAGCGGGCACCAGGCGGAGCCGCCACCGCCAGGTCTGTGCGAGGGGCCGGTGGGTGCGGGGCAGCGTCGGAGCGAAAGTGGGTCACGGCGGGGCCCAGcgccccgggcggggcgggaccgGACTTGCGTGCCCCGGCCCGAGCCGGGGCGTCTCCCGCGTTCCCGGGCGGCCCCGCCTGTGCGGCTGGCCCCCTGCCCGGCGTCCCGGACCGCCCTTCCCCCGACGCCCCCCCTTCCTCACTGGGCATCCGCGCCTGATCGCGGGGGAGGCGGACCGGACCGGGCGACGAGACCGGAGCCTGACGCCGACTGTTCGGTGCCCGCAGCGGCCAGGGCCATGGGCACTCCGGCCTCGGTGGTGAGCGACTCTCCGGGACGGGCGGCGCCCGCAGCCCGCACCCGTAAGCGGGCCTCGGCCAACATCTTCCAGGGCGTGgggctgcgagagctgcggaGCCTGTTCCGGAGCGGCGGGGCCGAGCGGCCCGAGGAGCGCGCCCGCCTCGTCTGGCGGTACGCGGGCCAGCGGCGGATGGCGCGGGCCCTGCGGCGGCTTCGGCGACGACGATCAGCCAAGCCTGGCGGTGGGATGGCAGCGCTACGGCGCTTCGAACACCTTCG GATCGCAGAGAAGAAGCTGGAGGGTGACTGCGGGGCCGAGACGGGCTCAGGGTCCATGTAG